A single region of the Photobacterium sanguinicancri genome encodes:
- a CDS encoding YuxH family protein, with product MILTKPRKTVLDGETNSPTISDSLNLSYNVDAKDKQLSFIPVVQQIHSYTKPSINRCEVFFRPKGLRTEVFYQELSDEESCFIAKKQLKWLITFVDVKSRNKDLLVDEFFVNVDPVALSSVVADIISLRDVLAVRDVKLVIEITERKPEALNVGLIKEIHEYGVFFALDDYCFNHDVRHGLLTTDCISYIKADVSSIRELINPTVELRKYSNQSLIIERVESVNDIDICLQIKSEGIQGFYLSRSVGIESIYVN from the coding sequence GTGATACTAACTAAACCGAGAAAAACCGTCTTAGATGGTGAAACCAATAGCCCTACAATAAGTGATAGCCTCAATCTCTCCTATAATGTCGATGCAAAAGACAAGCAGCTGAGCTTTATCCCGGTTGTGCAACAAATTCATAGTTATACAAAACCGTCAATTAATCGTTGTGAAGTGTTTTTCAGGCCAAAAGGCTTACGTACCGAAGTTTTCTATCAAGAACTCAGTGATGAGGAGTCATGCTTTATTGCCAAGAAGCAACTGAAGTGGTTGATTACCTTTGTTGACGTTAAATCGCGCAATAAAGATCTGCTTGTCGATGAGTTTTTTGTGAATGTCGACCCTGTTGCTTTATCTTCAGTTGTTGCTGATATTATCTCGTTACGAGATGTACTAGCAGTTCGTGATGTTAAATTAGTCATTGAGATAACAGAGCGAAAGCCTGAGGCATTAAATGTAGGGTTGATTAAAGAGATACATGAGTACGGCGTCTTCTTTGCATTAGACGATTACTGTTTTAATCATGATGTTAGACATGGCCTATTGACGACAGATTGTATCAGTTATATTAAAGCTGATGTGAGTAGTATTCGAGAGCTTATAAATCCTACTGTTGAATTAAGAAAATATAGTAATCAATCGTTAATTATCGAAAGAGTTGAATCGGTTAATGATATTGATATTTGCCTTCAAATTAAGAGTGAAGGAATTCAAGGATTTTATTTAAGTCGGTCTGTAGGCATTGAAAGTATCTATGTTAATTAA
- a CDS encoding methyl-accepting chemotaxis protein → MFKRITIVLIVLLTIFVSVMISYNAFSMFDSMRDQNKVRVEQILQIQSQIVNKLEGLAARGDLSEEKAKAVALEILRGIQYSDNEYVWTATRDNQGLLRFISAPSDPQIHDKSFSEIVGEQTELALMSNMSNKVSNTPVNYVWQSTNDDVTTDINSVAIKTADWGWFLGNGVQDHEIKEEIKTTLGYNMAITFLLYVSVVTIMYLVIKHELKGISPITRFIGAMASGDFERLKVTKSGNELDIIANSLEELQLRVRSIVSLSAHHMQSIQQSQQRLTDIVQVNIENSEYSYTEIEQVATAATELSATAAEIALNAHEAENAAVTAIEVIEESSNMVIRAEEITSQVNDSILASSEIVHGLRNYSEDIVSVIQVINNLSDQVNLLALNAAIEAARAGEAGRGFAVVADEVRSLAGKTQQATVGIQEIIDNLQKNSIEADVSMKENVTMVNASKQIITDFTFAFENISSKISDISNVNALVATATEEQSSVTKDISERIEGINSAVNTNVDNSKETSFINNTITASVSELQDEMSFFKVAEC, encoded by the coding sequence ATGTTTAAGAGAATAACTATTGTGTTGATAGTCTTGTTGACTATTTTTGTTTCCGTAATGATTTCCTATAATGCATTTTCGATGTTTGACTCAATGCGCGACCAAAATAAAGTCAGAGTTGAGCAAATCCTCCAAATACAAAGTCAAATCGTTAATAAGTTAGAGGGATTAGCGGCAAGAGGTGATTTATCTGAGGAGAAGGCGAAAGCCGTAGCACTTGAGATATTACGAGGAATCCAATACTCAGATAATGAATATGTATGGACAGCAACACGTGATAATCAAGGTCTCTTACGTTTTATCTCTGCACCATCAGATCCACAAATTCATGATAAGTCATTTAGTGAAATTGTCGGTGAACAGACGGAGCTTGCGCTGATGTCTAATATGTCGAATAAAGTGAGTAACACGCCAGTCAATTATGTTTGGCAGTCAACAAACGATGATGTCACAACCGATATTAATAGCGTAGCTATCAAGACTGCGGACTGGGGATGGTTCTTGGGCAATGGTGTTCAAGATCATGAAATAAAAGAAGAGATTAAGACCACGTTAGGCTACAACATGGCTATTACATTTCTGCTTTATGTTAGCGTAGTAACGATTATGTATTTGGTGATAAAGCATGAACTGAAAGGGATCAGTCCAATTACACGATTTATTGGTGCAATGGCCTCTGGTGATTTTGAGCGATTGAAGGTGACTAAATCCGGTAATGAGTTAGATATAATTGCTAATTCACTCGAAGAGTTACAGTTACGTGTTCGCTCTATCGTATCGCTATCAGCACATCATATGCAGAGTATCCAACAGAGTCAGCAACGTCTGACGGATATAGTACAAGTCAACATCGAAAATTCTGAGTATTCATACACAGAAATTGAGCAAGTGGCGACCGCCGCCACAGAGCTGTCAGCTACCGCCGCGGAGATAGCACTGAATGCGCATGAAGCAGAAAATGCTGCGGTAACAGCAATCGAAGTGATAGAAGAAAGTAGCAATATGGTCATCCGCGCAGAAGAGATCACCTCCCAAGTGAATGACTCTATTCTTGCATCGTCCGAGATTGTGCATGGGTTACGCAATTATTCTGAAGATATTGTATCTGTGATCCAAGTGATCAATAACTTGTCAGATCAAGTGAATTTATTGGCACTTAATGCGGCGATTGAAGCGGCAAGGGCGGGTGAGGCTGGACGAGGCTTTGCTGTTGTTGCCGATGAAGTACGTTCATTAGCAGGCAAAACGCAGCAAGCAACCGTCGGCATTCAAGAGATTATTGATAATTTGCAAAAAAATTCGATTGAAGCTGATGTGAGCATGAAAGAAAACGTGACTATGGTAAATGCGTCTAAACAGATAATTACTGATTTTACTTTTGCGTTTGAAAACATCTCTTCAAAAATCAGTGATATTTCAAATGTGAATGCTTTGGTTGCAACGGCAACGGAAGAACAATCCTCGGTGACGAAAGATATTTCTGAGCGGATTGAAGGCATCAATAGTGCAGTTAATACCAATGTTGATAATAGTAAGGAAACCTCATTTATCAATAATACGATCACTGCCTCTGTCAGTGAACTACAAGATGAGATGAGCTTCTTTAAAGTTGCCGAATGTTGA
- a CDS encoding NADP-dependent oxidoreductase has product MTNSTTENRRFVLASRPHGVPTAENFRLESVAKPVPQSGEVLLRSVYLSLDPYMRGRMNDAKSYAAPVALDDVMVGATVCQIEESNNADFPVGEWVLAYTGWQDYGVSNGEGLIKLGSQPQAPSYALGIMGMPGFTAYMGLLDIGQPKEGDTLVVAAATGPVGATVGQIGKLKGCRVVGIAGGEEKCRHAVEVLGFDICIDHKADDFALQLAAACDKGIDVYFENVGGKVFDAVMPLLNTGARIPLCGLISQYNATSLPEGPDRLSMLMGTLLVKRIKMQGFIIFDDYAHRYGEFAQDMSAWLAEGKIQYREHIVEGFENTTEAFIGLLEGKNFGKLVIKVNEPL; this is encoded by the coding sequence ATGACAAACTCAACAACAGAAAATCGCCGTTTTGTCTTAGCTTCACGCCCGCATGGTGTACCAACAGCTGAGAACTTTCGATTAGAGTCAGTCGCGAAACCTGTGCCTCAAAGTGGTGAAGTGCTATTGCGAAGTGTTTACCTGTCGCTCGACCCTTACATGCGTGGCCGTATGAACGATGCTAAATCGTATGCTGCGCCAGTTGCGCTAGACGATGTAATGGTGGGTGCGACAGTATGTCAGATTGAAGAATCAAACAATGCTGATTTCCCTGTTGGTGAGTGGGTGCTTGCGTATACGGGTTGGCAAGATTATGGGGTTTCTAATGGCGAAGGCTTGATTAAGCTAGGTAGCCAGCCTCAAGCGCCATCGTATGCATTAGGCATTATGGGTATGCCTGGTTTTACCGCGTACATGGGCTTATTAGATATCGGTCAGCCAAAAGAAGGGGATACCTTAGTTGTTGCGGCGGCAACGGGTCCTGTTGGTGCGACTGTGGGTCAAATTGGTAAACTGAAAGGTTGCCGTGTGGTTGGTATTGCGGGTGGTGAAGAAAAATGTCGTCATGCAGTCGAAGTACTTGGTTTTGATATATGTATTGATCATAAAGCCGATGACTTTGCGTTACAGTTAGCTGCTGCGTGTGACAAGGGTATTGATGTGTACTTTGAGAATGTCGGTGGCAAAGTTTTTGACGCTGTGATGCCGCTACTCAATACGGGTGCACGTATTCCATTGTGTGGATTGATTTCGCAATACAATGCGACATCATTGCCTGAAGGTCCAGATCGTCTTTCTATGCTAATGGGTACCTTGCTTGTTAAACGCATTAAGATGCAGGGTTTCATTATTTTTGACGATTACGCACATCGCTATGGTGAGTTTGCTCAAGACATGTCAGCATGGCTGGCTGAAGGGAAAATTCAGTACCGTGAGCATATCGTTGAAGGTTTCGAAAACACCACTGAGGCGTTCATTGGTTTACTTGAAGGTAAAAACTTCGGCAAGCTGGTAATTAAAGTGAATGAACCGCTATAA
- a CDS encoding VOC family protein — MKIEHIALWSKNIEALKHFYVHYFNATHNDMYVNTTKGFSSYFLTFDSGARLEIMQMDTIPANANDPYQQHTGLIHIAFSLGSEKQVDDLTKRLQQDGYKVLDGPRRTGDGYYESTVLDPENNRLEITA, encoded by the coding sequence ATGAAAATCGAACATATTGCACTCTGGTCTAAAAACATAGAAGCACTGAAGCATTTCTACGTTCACTACTTCAATGCGACGCACAATGACATGTATGTGAATACGACCAAAGGCTTCTCATCCTACTTTCTAACATTTGATTCAGGTGCTCGTTTAGAGATCATGCAGATGGATACAATTCCAGCAAACGCTAACGATCCTTACCAACAGCATACTGGTTTAATACATATTGCTTTTTCACTGGGCTCTGAAAAACAAGTCGATGACCTGACAAAACGACTTCAGCAGGATGGTTATAAGGTACTTGATGGGCCAAGAAGAACAGGCGATGGTTATTACGAAAGTACGGTGCTTGATCCTGAAAACAACCGATTAGAAATTACAGCGTAA
- a CDS encoding winged helix-turn-helix domain-containing protein gives MDSISIINESNSIELCADPYQIIINDEYKITLTIIEGKLLELLLNHKNVTRQLCVEQLWEGRVISDPDKSLTQVVSTLRKKFDKVGITKLIVTTPRVGYRISKQWKHVVNPTDILTAKTDDNNKVNDKKCRSLLLKNKITLQVFMFFLICLQSMVFFQYFHKSGSNTSSYSLTYLNEEVNSDYRTSRWGSDFFNKTSNKLSFSINNYRVYLSCQGNNKRINTTYSINAFIDNLRNNNNLIDFCSYGS, from the coding sequence ATGGACAGCATAAGTATTATCAATGAGAGTAACTCTATTGAGTTATGTGCCGATCCGTACCAAATCATTATCAATGACGAATATAAAATCACACTTACCATTATAGAAGGGAAGCTACTTGAATTACTGTTGAATCATAAAAATGTCACTCGACAATTATGCGTTGAACAGTTATGGGAAGGTCGGGTGATCTCAGACCCCGACAAAAGTTTGACACAAGTGGTATCAACTTTACGAAAGAAATTCGATAAAGTTGGTATAACAAAATTAATCGTCACTACGCCTAGAGTGGGCTATCGTATATCGAAACAGTGGAAGCACGTTGTGAATCCAACTGATATATTGACGGCTAAGACCGATGACAATAATAAAGTTAACGATAAAAAATGTCGTAGTCTATTGCTAAAGAATAAAATAACACTTCAAGTGTTTATGTTCTTCTTAATTTGTTTGCAATCGATGGTTTTCTTTCAATATTTTCATAAAAGTGGAAGCAACACCTCATCTTACTCACTTACATACTTAAATGAAGAAGTAAATTCAGATTACCGTACCTCGCGCTGGGGCAGCGACTTCTTCAATAAAACATCAAACAAGCTTAGCTTTAGTATCAACAACTATAGAGTGTACTTATCATGTCAGGGTAACAATAAGCGTATCAATACCACCTACTCTATTAACGCCTTTATCGATAATCTACGAAACAATAATAATTTAATAGATTTTTGCTCTTATGGTTCTTAA
- the sigZ gene encoding RNA polymerase sigma factor SigZ — MNIEHIWGEYRASLQAFLRKNVSNTADVDDLLQEVLIKTYTHLKTVKDPTQIKSWLFQVANNAIIDFYRKQGRQLALQEDELWYSKEEESIPSQLAGCISPFIQALPQDEAEMLTAIEINGETQKNYAEKHGIKYSTLKSRVHKSRERLLGLYQECCDFSLDSKGNLMEYKQKPNSCNKC; from the coding sequence ATGAACATCGAACATATTTGGGGTGAGTACCGCGCCAGCCTTCAAGCTTTTTTACGCAAAAATGTATCTAATACTGCAGATGTCGATGATTTGCTGCAAGAAGTGTTGATTAAGACATACACCCATTTAAAGACGGTCAAAGATCCTACGCAGATCAAATCCTGGCTATTTCAGGTGGCGAACAACGCTATTATTGATTTTTACCGTAAGCAAGGCCGCCAGCTTGCGCTGCAAGAGGATGAACTTTGGTATAGCAAAGAAGAAGAGAGCATTCCAAGCCAACTTGCGGGCTGCATTTCCCCATTTATTCAAGCGTTGCCCCAAGATGAAGCCGAGATGCTAACAGCGATTGAAATCAACGGCGAAACACAGAAAAACTATGCCGAAAAGCATGGCATAAAGTACTCAACATTGAAGTCTCGCGTGCATAAAAGTCGCGAAAGGCTACTTGGCCTGTATCAAGAGTGCTGTGACTTTTCGCTCGATTCAAAAGGTAACTTGATGGAATACAAGCAAAAGCCAAATTCTTGCAATAAATGCTAG
- a CDS encoding YdcF family protein, with product MFKKLCIVIFAAVSINVNATSGITLGNRLDNLNEMSIPNALIKAQIERGDFESLFSLYRGLNQEKANVEYLSQSINVDEVVNKLTSVQQQVMNEAYNTVKTNTGRVLPVDSNLVPSGLIILGATPKLGILESRLEQAYRLAMLYPDIPIIVSGKGRKAGEVEADYMHDYLVSKGLDSQRIYKEDVSEDTVGNAVFTYFRIEQEPALQNIKDWLIVTNNFHAMRALFNYQRVFPINMHIAVYLAPLLPEGMINPEQDKILRDLVASEIRSDSNQQFLQLLKQTWFDAGSYSFEGKDITSQPCPILTEMLLHHELYKDKKEALTLSFQCVLRMSS from the coding sequence ATGTTCAAGAAGTTATGTATAGTAATATTTGCAGCTGTATCTATTAACGTAAACGCTACTAGCGGTATAACGCTTGGTAATAGATTAGATAACCTTAATGAGATGAGCATTCCTAATGCCCTCATTAAAGCACAGATTGAGAGAGGTGACTTTGAATCACTTTTTAGTCTTTATCGTGGGCTCAATCAGGAAAAAGCGAATGTTGAATACCTTAGCCAAAGTATCAACGTTGATGAAGTAGTGAATAAGCTTACTTCTGTCCAGCAGCAAGTAATGAATGAAGCTTATAACACAGTAAAAACCAATACAGGCAGAGTGTTACCTGTTGATTCAAACCTTGTGCCATCAGGGCTGATTATCTTAGGTGCTACACCTAAGCTTGGTATTTTAGAAAGCCGACTAGAACAGGCTTATCGACTTGCCATGCTTTATCCTGATATACCCATTATCGTATCAGGTAAGGGGCGAAAAGCAGGAGAGGTTGAAGCAGATTACATGCATGACTACCTTGTGTCCAAAGGTTTGGATAGCCAGCGAATCTATAAAGAAGATGTATCTGAAGATACTGTAGGTAATGCCGTTTTTACGTACTTTAGGATAGAGCAGGAACCCGCGCTTCAAAACATCAAAGATTGGTTGATTGTCACCAATAATTTCCACGCTATGCGGGCGTTATTTAACTACCAACGGGTGTTCCCTATAAATATGCATATTGCTGTTTATCTGGCACCTTTATTACCTGAAGGTATGATTAACCCTGAACAAGATAAAATTCTTAGAGATCTCGTGGCAAGTGAGATCCGCTCTGATTCTAATCAGCAATTTTTACAGTTATTAAAGCAAACCTGGTTTGATGCTGGCAGTTATTCGTTTGAAGGGAAAGATATTACTAGTCAGCCATGCCCAATTCTTACAGAGATGCTACTTCACCATGAATTGTACAAAGATAAGAAAGAAGCACTGACATTGAGTTTTCAATGTGTGCTGCGAATGAGTAGCTAA